The Solenopsis invicta isolate M01_SB chromosome 1, UNIL_Sinv_3.0, whole genome shotgun sequence DNA segment ATGGTTCCACTTGAATGATATTGACCTTCATAtcttaaataatacatatttaagaaGTATATATACTATTTGTAAGATTCTTAGCACTTCTGGAAAGGAAAGTTATTTTCTAAGAATAAGTtcttttattatgattattgaAGTATCCGTTATATTGCAAGACTGCGTAATGCCAACTGCGtcgttgcattattattttatttgatgtttCATTGAAAAGTAGATATGCTTGAACGCATCAcatcattatttcaattttacaaaattattataggAGATTTGATTTTATCATGGTTCTTTTGCTTCCGCTGCCTGCCGTGACTTAATAGTAAATTAGGAGCTGATGATACCAAATGGAAAAAGATTAAATGATCAAAATGTACGTGAAAAGAATATATCGCAACACCGAGATGAATGGAAGTATGGAAAGCAAGAGAATTGCGTGCATCAAATTATTGCTGTATCCCgtaatttgtacttttatagTATAGTCATTATGTTACATTAatgtccatttccaccaatgtagattaattttaagtttacgtactctgtatcttttttaaaatttttttttttttttttttttaggactagaggaagataaaaagttatttaaaccaatcaaagttaatctgcattgatGGAAATGGACATCCAAGTTCAAAGTTACTTTCgtttaatttcattttctatccaatacacacacacacacacacacatacacacatccTACATTACTACAtgctgaaatataaaataaatatcaatgaaataaatacagcgtacttttatataattatatatccaaAGAAAATAGGAATATTGATCGAATTTAatacttttgattttttaatataattgtataattgtacatataattatattaagaaatcaAAGCAATCACTTCGATCAGCATTTCTATTTTCTTCGGGCAGTGAATCATCTGTTCTACATTCCTCATTTACATAAATGACAGCTAAATCGGAAGGTTTGATATTAGCCTTTAATAACACAGACGGCACAATTATTCTCAATTATAGTCTCGCTACGGTGCGGTGAGAAAAAGATTTCCTCGAACTCGAAGTACTTGAAGGTGTTTCGAGGACAGACTCATTAAGCTCTTGTGTGTCTCATGCGTgacgtatatttttttctctgttctCTTTAGATGAGGGATGCGGTTCCGCAGAAAGGAAGCAGTAACGTAGCCACCCCCAAGCCCAAACCGTCCTTAGAGATATACCGACCCCCAGGTTCGTATTCTCGCTACTTTGTTGTAAGTTACATGCACACGTAGCGCATCGTAAACTGTATTTATTATCGCACACGGACGTCGTCCGTTTGGTTTCATGGTCGTCTCTAGGTGGGAGAACGGAAGGAACCACGGCGAACGTCACTAATCTTCGACTAAACGTGCACGCCAAGGAATTCACGATGAAGCAGAACGATTCGCATCCTTCTAAGTGAGTGTGAACCACCGGACTATATTTAAATGGCGTACTGTCGCTGTGTGGGAAAGTTGAGTTGAGTCACGACGCTGTTTCTGAAGTTGCGTTCAGATTtcaacattaattatataaataatagactAATAtagatttgtttaatatttaattgatatagatttagtattttaaatgatttatttactgattgattactattttttatttttatttatttatgttttatttatttattttgttttttaaggaaacgtttaaatgaaatattactcTTTTAAGTTTAgctttttgttgaattattagCGATATTAAGAATAATGTAGATATATGTGAAGcgtttttgaataaataatgattGGTCGAGCAAACGCTTCGCCCGGAGCCTCCAGGATCTCGGGCACGAGTCCGAATTTGGATCGATCTGTAAATAGTCTGAACGAACGTGTGTGTCTCGACTAGGTCTCGGACTAATGCAACGGAGCGCTCTGCGTATTATCTGCAACACAGCAAATCGAGCGGTAATATTCACCGGTATCTCTACGCTCAGCAGCAACAGCTGCAACATCCTCTGCAGCAGCACCAGCTACCGTCCCGTCATTCTCAGAGTGGCCATCATTCGGTGGCGAATTCCACGTTGCGTCAATCCCATTTTTTGGACACGTCCGCGTCTAGCGGGAACATCTTGCACGTAAGTAAAATGCAGAAACACGAATTGTGCACAcaaaattagagagagagagagagagagagagagagagagagagagagtgtgagaAAGATTGAACATGGAGCGATTATCTGTTTAATTTAGGATTGAATGCCAGAACGGTCATTAACTTATCTTTAACTTAACTCCTGAGAAACTGTTGGGTTTAGATGAAAAATTACTTTGCCTGTCAGGCCGCGAATCGAGTACACTTCAACGTAGACCAAAATGAAGTCAAGACTAATTCCGTGAAACCGGGCAAGCTTACCAAATCGCATACCTTTGTGTCGACTTATGGCCTGAAGCGCTCCAAGAGCCTGAACTCGACGGACGTGTTAACCGCCAAAGCACTTAATATCGCGGACGCCTCCGAACTCGGAAAATTTCCCTCGCCCGTACAAGATATACTTCTGCGAGCGATAGAAGGTAAGAGAGTCTGTCTATCAATTAAAAGAATCTGTTAAACTGATGACTCAAGTAGGCCACGCTGTTTCAATCAAATTGCACTTTGCGTTACTGAAACATAGCAATTCAGCAAAAACaggcaaaattatttttgattacatCTTTGATGATAAAATAATCGAAAGTTAACCAAAGGTTAAAAGTTTAAAGTAAAGAATTGTTGGAATTTATGGAAAGTAATTGGCGCTGATATATGTGATATTTTCGATACAGATCCGAATCTTTTAAATGCAAGGACATTGATGGAACTAGTCCGGCACATTCACATTCTGGACAGGATAGTGGAACACCGCAAGTATGCCGAACCGGCAGCTAAAATTTGCATCACGATTATAGAGGTATGTTATTtctcttatctttatttttttcataaaattgcaaattgaaaGAATCGAAGAATTATTCGTTACTTCACTTTCCGTAAAAGTGTCAAGTGtaagagaaataaaaacaagatatctttaaagagaaatatttgaaaaattagttttcagcttttttaatttgcaataagtacatttaaaaaatatatattaaaaaaattatttttttagttattcacTGTTATGTCGTTTGCGTTtcctttattttatgtatatgaaaaattgtaagagaTTCGCACAACCAGTATTCCAATTTAAACGATGATCTTAggcttaattttttattatctgatTGACTGATGGTTAAATTTTACCTTATGTTTTACCTAATGGACTTTACTCATGATGATGTCATGGGTGAAGCTTATTGGCTAAAACTTCAAGTTAAGTTTACTACATAAGTTTACTACAACATAAGTTAACTAGATAATGACAAACCGGTCTTTAGTGTTACACatgcacatacatacacacacacgcacacgcacacacacacacacacacacacacacacacacacacacataaacagaatgaaatatataactTGTTTTATATACAGAAAGAAACAAAGGAAACTTTCCTGGAATCCTTGCTGAATACGTGCCAACAGTGGTACCAGGATCGCGCTAGATTACTGTACGACGGCACGACCTGCCATCGGTATTCAGCCTTTATGACGTTTCTCAACGAGATGTATTGCCAGGTATAACTAAGCACATAATGACACATTTTATTACGCGGTATTTATTATCTTCGTAAAAAACGCACACCGAGTCGTTACGATTTTAACGATACTCCCGTGCAATAAAAAGAAACGGATCAGTTGCAAGGTTCCCGATCTAACGCATGACTTGGCGTTTATttcgattatatttttatgcccgtttattttttatcatttaccGCATGTCACGACAATGTTAAACTTTCGAGTGTGCCCGCATAAACGCTCGCGTAATCGCATTGTTCCAGCTGAAGCGACGGCAGCTACAATTGAAGACGCAGCAGGAGGGCGTTCCACCCGGACGCGTGCTCCTCACGCTTCTTTGGAAATGCTGCCAGGATTGCTTGCAACCGCCGGTCATCAACTCGCTAGCTGAGGTAAAATTGAATTGAAGAGAcgtacgagtaaaaaaaatgttcacaaCCAAACCAGATTCTTTGTAactcaattttatcaaaatttcttgCTATCCATTCAGTTTGAGTCAAGAGTCCAACACAGACGTGAGGTAAGTCCGTAACAAGACTCAAATGTGAAACTGCATCCAGGATAGACTTCACCCAAACGAGCTTATCTCATTTTCACTCTTCAATATGTTTCGATCGAATCAAAATGCGTTGAAACTCTCGATAGAAAAAATGATTCTTTTCTTCGTCTGTACCGTAGACGAATTGCTTGTTCTTCATCCTCACGTGCATCGGCAAGGACTTGGACGTGGAGTTGCCCGCGCAGTTGCAGCAGTTACTCGGCAGCGTGCGCGACGCCTTCCTGGCGGAGGAGACGACGTTGCCCCCGGTCAAGAGGACGCTTCTGCAACTGATCGAGCTCCACGCCGCTCATTGGCAGCTGCCGGCTCCGGCGGTGGTTTACTACTACCCCTCGAACTCGAACTCCAAGTGACCGCCACTCGATATCCGCGGTCTCTCCGTCCATCTTCCCAGAGCTCGTGCCAGTGGATTTGCGCGAAAGTACGGGTGTACTTTTTAAGTCTTTTACGCAACGAAATGTTTATTAACGAGCGCGTCCAGCATGGGCGCGCCATTGCCTTTCGACGCGACAATAAACGCATGAACGAAAGTACGACATCGATGAGTTACacggttttttatttttatttttttttatttttatttttatttttttcacaacgATCAAGAACGATTTGCGATGATCTCGTTCCTTCCACAAAACGGAAGTTTTTGTTCGATGATTCTGTATGCAAACGATGATGTACGAATAAACAAGTTCTTTTGCACGTGCCGAAGTTTCTGACAATCCATTCTTAGGGTTGAACAACTAAGGCCGGGGAATCCCGGCGTGGTAATTTATGCGGGTGATATTTTATTCTTCGCGGACGTCGAGGAGCCGTCTTCGACTCGCAAGTGAGGAGGGTGAAAGACCTCGCGCTTCCGAAACGAAGAAGCGGCTGCGTGAACGCACTGTACGCAATAATCTCCTTTTCCAAGTGCGATTCGTGCCAAGGGCGATAAAAGATCGGCCAGTTAGTCGAGAACAGTAGACGCGATTTCTCTCCGGGTTGAGTCACAATGCGAGTGTGCGGGGCGCACCTTTGTGTCCGGCCGCTAATAGCACCATCGCCGAATCTTCGCGGATCCCTCGGAGCGATCCTCAATTAAGTCTCGTGTAAATTACATTACGTGAATCCGAGATCTGAAACGGAAATCTCTATGGTTTCGGAACGACAGTGCAAAACGGGCGTGATGTTAATTACACTGTCGAGACACAATAGTAATTATCCAAGTATAATCgcgtatttaatataattatcgttacacattttacataatatggAAGATAATCGTGTAGATTTAAGGATTTAAACTAACGTTTTTTTAAGTGCATCTTAGATCTTCATTCGAACACCTCCATTCAGACACTTCTTTCTCGTttgaattacattatttgatcaTCAAGTGTTCGACGTACTCAACATCAACACAAACACAGAATCAACTTTACTTGAGTTGGCTTTGTATTTGTATTGATGTCGGTACGTTACGCGCGTCATGTATCAGCGTGTTATCCTACTCTTTCCTTCGATAGCCGTTTGCCGGCACGCAAACGGTGTGACACGGATTTTCTTCTCATTTTCACTTAGAAAGAAACGGGGCTCCGCCGAAGGGGGGAAAGAAGTCATCGGGGAATGCCGCGAGTAGATTACGCGAACGTGCCGTGTCCTCCGTGTCATCTCTAACGTGCGCATCGGCACCGTCCATCCGACGTCGCTCGACCTTGAAACGACCGGCGGGGACTCGAGAGAGGTTTCGCCTTGGGTAATCGGTGCCGCGGACTCGAAAACTAGGCCTGTGCCCGCGGTGACGTCGCCGCGCCGCATCGCGCCTTGATGTACAGTGGTTTTTCAACCGGTCGGGCCGTGAGATCGTAAATGCATGCTCCTCGAATGCCGTTCTCGCAAAACTTGAGATTAACTTGAAATAGTATGTTTCTAAAGACCGCGCCAATCCGTCAAGCCTCGTTGGTTTTAACAGTTTAACTAGGAATAGATTCAGGTGACCCAGCAAGACTttcaaatataaagaaaaaatctgGAGTacgagattgttaattgtcccAATTAAAACgaattgtataattttcatatcgatTAGCGATGTTAATGAGGTAAAGGCGAATAGCCGTTGGTCTTTTTTCCAAAAGCTCCGTACGAAAAACGGTTGAAGAGCACTGAGGCCGACGACGCCGCCGTAGCCCGCGGAGGAGGCGGCGAGAGGGACAGATatggaggaggagaagaaggaggaggcgCGCGTTCGCGGTAACGAAACAAATAGGCCGGCGACTTTCACCGCGCGACCAAGAGCGACTGTGTGGTGGCGGAGGCGCAGACCAGCTCACAGTCAGATCCACAGTCTGAGAGGCAGCCAACCGTTCTTGGGGGCCCCGCGCGCGTGTATCGTCGTCGCTCCTCCGTCGCGAGATTCTTCGACGGGCCTGACGCGAGATCGCGGATGGTGATCTCGCTTCTCGAGACCAAGCACGTGGTGCTCCGTAGCGCGAGTGCCTTATACCTCCTGTCCGTTCTTGTCTTCCGCGCGGCCACGGTTGATCGTCACATCCGGGCCAGTCGAAAAACCATTAGTGGCATTTTTGCACCTGGTGTCTCGCGCGGTGAACtgtctctctcttctctctctctctctctctctctctctccttcgaCGGGACCGCCAGGTGATAGCGAACGATCCGCCGCGCTGCTCGTCACCTTCAGCTTCTCGAACCGGTCCGCGTTTTCGGTGAATTCGAAAATTCGTATGTGCCGCGCGACTAGTACGTTCTCGTATCGCCCGTTGATCAACGATATCAACGGCATGCGTCCGCGAAGACGCCGTTGacaagagagggaaagagagagggattGTTGGAGGGCGCGAAAAGGAAGACGTTTTGCTTGGCATGAGAGAAATGCACGGGCGTGGACCAGGCGAGAGCGAGTGACACACGATGACACGACGACGACCGCCGGCCCGCAGCATCGCGCCGCTCTGCGCAATCGCTTGGGCGTTCTGGATCGTGTTCCCCGTTGAAACCGGTAAGTACAATCGCCGTCATCGTTTTGGCATTCGTGATCCCGGTCCAAAAGTAAAAGAGGAGACTGTTGAAATgtgaaagatttaaatatattcaaaaatgttCTGCTCCGATAATGTCGTATCTCTAAcatcaatgttataaaaatgtaaaaatataataaatttaataatcccTCCTATTTGTTGTCGTAAAAAGTaggttgtattttatttaaatttaaataagtttatataatttattacttcagcCTACAAATTAGCCGAGAAGAGGACATCGAAActtaaaataagtttaataaatatgtttgaaAGATCATCCGACtacgttgaaaataatttcttagtCTTATTTGTTAAGTTTCTGAGAAACTATGAGTAATGATAAAATGGAGCATAATGAATTGGTAAAATAATTCACTATCAAAACAAAGGCGTTCTCATAAGattcatattaatttactgGTAAAAGATATTTATGAAAGTTAGAGAACAGATCACGCGCGCGAAACGCGGGagatagaaaagaaattttgcagTAGATCTAGCTCGTTAAACCCGTTTTACATTTTTGACCCACTTTCGGCTGTCTACACGTTTGTATTGCCCCAAATCTTGAGTATCCTAATTATATTTTCGAAGTAGAAGAGCGTCGCGCGCTTCTAAATATTACGGAAGTGAGAAGTCGTATTTTATATCTTGCTCATCGGCCTATCGGATGATTGTTAACTCTCTCACGATTGTTAACTCTTAACTCTCTAACGTGACGCCATGTGCCAGTGCCGACAATAATTATTTGCCCGATAGCGGTATTACAAAATTCAGGTTTCGGTGAAGactacattgagagaaaagtgtttgatatttgtgactataattgcttGGTAAAAGAATTATGGTTCACgaactttatttttagtttttactgctataatgttagtaaataataataactttgtgtttatggttttattaattatgtaaaaatttcattataaattataattttaaatactaatataGCAAAGTATTAAGATAcgaatggtaaaaataaaaacaaacatttttatttagtaaatgcaatcacaattatagtaaatgtaattatttttttttaacattcgcTTACTACttatgtaataataactaatagctataatttgcatggttaaaaCAACTGTAATGGCATcgaaattgaatataaattatagataaattatggtaatatgcataatttatccatttttttctcccggtatataatttatataaaatgagaccatatcaaatattttatacaggcCCTTATATTTATGTGGaatctatataaaatgttttaggaGCGGGTCCTAATTATGCGGACAATAAACAGAGATATGATGGCTTTTATAATAATCTAGCTCATCCTGATTGGGGTGCAATTGGCAAGTACTcgaatttgtattaatatttaagtatcTTCGCTGTTTCATTATAACGCACATCAGGATTGTCACTTTATGAAAATCCACTCATCTTCCTTTTTAACTGGATAAATTTTCtaacgaaaaaatttttaagcatcTTTATACGTTATTAGAAtctttctatatttaatttaattttttattaacagcaattaattcaaaattaatctcACGTTTGGCTTTTTTGCAAGCTGATGTTCTCGACAAGAAACAGAAAACATCTCCTAAACAGGTTTcgatgaaattataattaaatataattagaaatcgcgcaaaaattatacatttctaTAATTAAACGCGTTTCGTACCCCGTTGACTTTATACCGAAGATAAGGCTTAAGTAAGAAAGGATGTCAAGATTAATCAATCATAGGAGGGTCGCGAAAAACATTTCTTAGAAGAGTTGATGAGACAGGAAAGTGACGGTCCTGCGATTATTATGTCTGCGTGATACAGCGAAGGTGATTTTACATGGAAAGTTATCCTAATACGAGTCGCACGTATCTCCGTAGACAGTAAGCTAATCCGAAAGGTCCCGGCGGCATACTCCGATGGTGTGTACGCCATGGCCGGTCAAGACAGACCATCCCCCCGGAAGCTCAGCGACCTGTTCATGCAAGGCGACGACGGTCTGCCGTCGGTGAAAAATCGTACCGCATTGTTTGCCTTTTTCGGTGAggataataatatacaaatggAGTTAGACAAAGTGTAGAAAATTAGGAAGATTTCCAAATACAAGTGATTTTTTTAGTACTTGTAAAAAGACGGGAAATAGAAGAatgattcttaaaaaaaagaactggtaaagtattacaataaactgattactatatcaataatagataatatttcatcagttactgatgCAATATCAGTATGAAACACTGTTTTTTTTAAGGGAAGTTATTGAattgatactttatttattaagtattgaaCTTTTAGAGgcaaagaatatttaaatttgctttGATAAAAGTGAAGAAAGTGATATCCTTTTATGTAAAAGATATCTGAGCATTTTAACTAAATGTTAGACGGAAAAAGATTAGTTGCAACAATATAACAACCTGTACATAATGATTAAATTTCAGTTATATGTAGAGGTCAAATTTAGATGTCACACACAGATTCTTGCTGCTGTAACTCCCtgcaattaatctttttttcgtGCAACAcacaaaacaaatattaaattttttatttgaataaaaaaatatctacatttttaacgtaatatttacattttttacgtatagaacgtaacaaaattttaaaatgcaatgaCGAATAATGACGAATGAACTGTATATAGATTATATCATTAATCATGCCACGATCGTGCGCTTTACGATTTTATCTCCATACATATTGCGTTACTCGCTTCATACACAATTCTCCATTTGTCCAAATGCGGACATGTATGAATTAACAGCCACAGTTAATTGTCACGTCTGTCAACGACGcgaaatgtaatattacataaagCGGTCTATAAGATCGCGCGTTCGCGTCGGGTGAGCTCGACGCGTGTGCGTGCGACATATCGTAGATCTACCTGCCGGAACTCTCGCGACTCCTCGACATCCTCGAATGGTGACTCTTTTCAGGACAGCTGGTCACGTCGGAGATAATCATGGCCAGCGAAAGTGGTTGCCCCATAGAATTTCATCGGATCGACGTGGACAAATGCGATCCGGTTTTCGACAAGGAGTGCCAAGGTAACAAGTACATTCCGTTTCTGCGAGCGGATTACGATCGTCAGACCGGACGCAGTCCCAACAGCCCGCGGGAACAGGTAATTCCCGCTTTTCTCGAGCGTGTTATGCCACTCGATCGGCGCGGTGGTACCGGGTCACCACCATGCTGCGCGTGCTAATCATTCCACGAGTTCACTTCCGGGAGCGGTAGACTTT contains these protein-coding regions:
- the LOC105193291 gene encoding uncharacterized protein LOC105193291 isoform X2, which produces MMRDAVPQKGSSNVATPKPKPSLEIYRPPGGRTEGTTANVTNLRLNVHAKEFTMKQNDSHPSKSRTNATERSAYYLQHSKSSGNIHRYLYAQQQQLQHPLQQHQLPSRHSQSGHHSVANSTLRQSHFLDTSASSGNILHAANRVHFNVDQNEVKTNSVKPGKLTKSHTFVSTYGLKRSKSLNSTDVLTAKALNIADASELGKFPSPVQDILLRAIEDPNLLNARTLMELVRHIHILDRIVEHRKYAEPAAKICITIIEKETKETFLESLLNTCQQWYQDRARLLYDGTTCHRYSAFMTFLNEMYCQLKRRQLQLKTQQEGVPPGRVLLTLLWKCCQDCLQPPVINSLAETNCLFFILTCIGKDLDVELPAQLQQLLGSVRDAFLAEETTLPPVKRTLLQLIELHAAHWQLPAPAVVYYYPSNSNSK
- the LOC105193291 gene encoding uncharacterized protein LOC105193291 isoform X3, coding for MRDAVPQKGSSNVATPKPKPSLEIYRPPGGRTEGTTANVTNLRLNVHAKEFTMKQNDSHPSKSRTNATERSAYYLQHSKSSGNIHRYLYAQQQQLQHPLQQHQLPSRHSQSGHHSVANSTLRQSHFLDTSASSGNILHAANRVHFNVDQNEVKTNSVKPGKLTKSHTFVSTYGLKRSKSLNSTDVLTAKALNIADASELGKFPSPVQDILLRAIEDPNLLNARTLMELVRHIHILDRIVEHRKYAEPAAKICITIIEKETKETFLESLLNTCQQWYQDRARLLYDGTTCHRYSAFMTFLNEMYCQLKRRQLQLKTQQEGVPPGRVLLTLLWKCCQDCLQPPVINSLAETNCLFFILTCIGKDLDVELPAQLQQLLGSVRDAFLAEETTLPPVKRTLLQLIELHAAHWQLPAPAVVYYYPSNSNSK
- the LOC105193291 gene encoding uncharacterized protein LOC105193291 isoform X1, which codes for MVRATRADAALTKMRDAVPQKGSSNVATPKPKPSLEIYRPPGGRTEGTTANVTNLRLNVHAKEFTMKQNDSHPSKSRTNATERSAYYLQHSKSSGNIHRYLYAQQQQLQHPLQQHQLPSRHSQSGHHSVANSTLRQSHFLDTSASSGNILHAANRVHFNVDQNEVKTNSVKPGKLTKSHTFVSTYGLKRSKSLNSTDVLTAKALNIADASELGKFPSPVQDILLRAIEDPNLLNARTLMELVRHIHILDRIVEHRKYAEPAAKICITIIEKETKETFLESLLNTCQQWYQDRARLLYDGTTCHRYSAFMTFLNEMYCQLKRRQLQLKTQQEGVPPGRVLLTLLWKCCQDCLQPPVINSLAETNCLFFILTCIGKDLDVELPAQLQQLLGSVRDAFLAEETTLPPVKRTLLQLIELHAAHWQLPAPAVVYYYPSNSNSK